The Luteitalea sp. genomic sequence TCGGGGGATGCGGTGACCTTCCTCGGTCTGCGGGTGGACGCGGACACCTGTGTGTTGTGGCTGATGGTCTGGCTCGTGGGACTGATCGGCTCCTGCTACGCGCTGTTCGGCGGGCTGCGGACGGTCGCGGTCTCCGATCTGATCAACGGGATCGGGCTCTTGATCGGCGGGCTGCTGATGACTTACTTCGGCCTCGCCGCGGTCGGCACCCTGCAAGGCGATGGGGGAGTGGTCGAGGGGCTCCGCCTCATTCACTCACAACAATCGGCGCGCCTCGACTCGATCGGAGGACCCGACTCGTCGGTGCCCTTCGCGACCGTGTTCACTGGGATCATCCTGCTCAATCTCTTCTACTGGTGCACCAACCAACAGATCATTCAGCGAACCTTTGGCGCCAACTCCCTCAGGGAAGGGCAGAAGGGCGTACTGCTCTGCGCCGCGCTGAAGCTCCTCGGCCCGCTCTATCTCGTGCTCCCGGGCATCGTCGCCTACCAGCTGTACGCCGAGCAAGGGGTGCGGGCAGACTACGCGTACGGGACACTGGTCCGCGACGTTCTGCCCTGGCCCCTGGTGGGCTTCTTCGCCGCCGTCATGGTCGGCGCGATCCTCAGCTCGTTCAACTCTGCGCTCAACAGCACCACGACGATCTTCAGCTACGGGATATACCAACCGTTCATCAACCGCGACTCGAATGATCATCAGCTGGTCCGCGCGGGCAAGATCGTCGGATGGATCATCGCCATCGTCTCGATGCTCATCGCGCCGTGGTTGGCGCAAACCGAGAGCATCTTTGCGTACCTCCAGAAGATGAACGGTCTGTATTTCATCCCGATTTTGAGCGTGGTCGTGATCGGAATGCTCAACCGGCGCACGCCGCCACTTGCGGCAAACACGGCGTTGATTCTCGGGCTCGCGCTGATCGCTGCCGGCTACTTCGTGCCGCTCGGCCAGGAGGTCAGCGACGGGGTCACGCGGTATCGGTATCTCGCCCCGGACGTCATGCACGAGTTCCACTTCCTGGGCCTCGCGTTCGTCGTATTGGTCGCCGTAATGCTGGCCATTACATCCCTCAGACCGCTTCCGCAACCCTGGCAGCAGCAGTATTCCGGCGATGTGGAGATGACGCCTTGGTCCGGAGCCAAGGGCTACGGCGCTGCACTTTGCCTGTTCGTCGCGCTGATCTACATCGCCTTTGCGGGCGGGACGGGATAATTGCATCATACGAAAAAGGAACCGGGTACCTTTCGGGGTCGAAAACGTACCCGGTTCCTTTTAGCGTCCACTCCAGTCCGCTGGCACGTCGACGTACGAACGATCGAGCTCGGCAACCGAGGCACAGCCGAGCAGCTTGAGTGTGCGCAGAAGGTCCGTCTGGAGAATCTGAATCGCGCGCGCCACTCCCGCGCCACCCGCCGCGCCCAAACCATAGGCATACGCCCGGCCGATGAGGACCGCGCTGGCGCCAAGGCATAGCGCCTTCGCGATATCGGTCCCGCGACGGATCCCACCGTCGAGAAACAGCTCCGCCTTCCCGCCGACGGCCCCGGCAACCTCCGGTAACGCACGGAGGGTGGCTCTCACGCCGTCGAGCTGGCGGCCACCGTGATTGGATACGACAATGCCCTGCGCCCCCTCGTCTATGGCGCGCCGTGCATCTTCGGCGGTGAGCACGCCCTTGACCACCAGCGGCCCCTTCCACACCTCACGGATCCATTTCAAATCGCTCCAGGTCACCGCGGCTTCTTCGAGGGCGACGCTGACGTCCGCATACGACATCGGGCCTTTCCCCGGAATGACGACGTTGGGAAACTGCATGAGCCCACCATCGCGAAGGAAGCCGGTGAGCCAGCGCGGACGCGCGAGCAGCTGCGGCGCATAACGAAGCTTGGACACGATGTTGCCACTCAGCAGCTCTTGGCTGCCGTTCCGCACGTCCCGCTCACGGAGCCCGGCAACTGCTGTATCGATCGTAATGACGAGCGCCGAAAATCCTGCCGCGCGCGCGCGTTCAATGGCGGCTTGGGCCACGTCACGCCCACCGACCAAATAGAGCTGATACCAGAGCGGTCCGGTCGATCCCGCCCTGACTTCTTCGAGCGTGCATCCGGACAGCGTGGAGAGCGTATACGCCGTACCGGCTTCGCCCGCGGCGCGTGCGGCCACTGCCTCGCCGCGCGGATAGAACATGCGGGTGCTGCCCACAGGCGCCAGCAGGAAGGGCACGTTCAGGCGGGTGCCCAGAGCCGTTGCTCCAAGATCGCAGCTCGCCACCGTTACGGCATGGCGCGGCCGAAACGTCACCGTCTCGAAGGCCCGCCGATTCTCGCGCAGCGTCACCTCGCCCTCGGCGCCGCCATCGATGTAGTCGAAGACCACGCGGGGCAGCCGGCGCTTGGCAAGCGCCCGCAGATCATCGATATTGACGACGCGCGGAGGGAAGACCCGGCGCGCGGGACCGCTATCGAGCGACATCATGAGGTAGGGCGCGCTCGCCGAGCGCGCCGTGCTAGAAAGTTTTCAGGTAGATGTTGCGGAACTCCACCTTCATCGGATCACCGCTGTGCATCTGGAAGCCGATCAATCCGCCGAGCGACCGGTTCTCGGCGTCGTCATCCACGAGTAGGCTCGTCACCTGCCCGTTCACGATCTGCACGATCATGTTCGCACGCGCGATGATGTGCACATGGTTCCAGTCGCTGGTCTTGATGATTGCCTTGAGCTCGTCGGCGCTTCGCTCCAGGTTGCCAACGATTCGCGGACGCGCACCCTCGCCAGCCGGCACGTAGACCGCCTGGCCGCGCCGCGCGAGAAAGCCACGCCCGCGCTCCTCGTAGATCATCCCGGTGTAGGCGTTCTCGAAGTCGATGTCTGCCTGGTAGCCCGCTAGCACCCACTTGCCAACGTCACCGCCGGCCGGCACCTGCGCGCTGCGGATCTGGATGCCACTGTTGGTCGCGCTGAGACGGAACTCGACTTTCAGCTCGAAGTCCTTTGGCTCGCCGCCGCGCCAAATGAGAAAGGTGTTCTGCTCGACTGGATTCTCGGCGGTGCTCTCCCCGACGAGCGCGCCGTTCTCGACTCGCCAAAAGGAGGCGTCGCCATCCCATCCGTTCATGCTGCTGCCGTCGAAGATCGGCTCGAACCCCGTGTGGTCGTCGAGCGCGAGCGGCTCGGCGTCGGGCGCGGACGGCTGTGTGCGCACCGCAGGTGACGTGGTTTCATGGACCAGGGGTAACGGCGGGGCAGCCCCGCCAGAGCTTCCAGCGGCGCAAATTGCCGCCGCAACAGTCGCGGCTCGCATCACCTGGCGTGGGCATATCCTCGGAGCGGTTTTCCTCTGGTCAGTGCGCATCACCATCCCTCCACGGTCCCCCCGCGGTGCACGATACCGCCTCGGCAAGGTCGCTTCAAAGCGTATTTCATCGGTTGGACGCATTTTACGTAGAGAAACGTCGCCGCGCGTATACTGTTGCACCTAATCCCCAAGCTGGTGCGGTCTGCCGCGCCAGATCACGAGGTTTTCTCGTGCGCCGCCATCCCGCAGGACCCGGCTTCGTCCATTTCGCAGTGCGATACACGTGCGCGCGAACTGTCTTCTGTTTCCCCGCCGGCGGCGACGTGACAAAATTGTCCCGCACCATAGCAGGAGGGATGTGGGATGTCAGCAATGACCCCGCCGAAGCTGCCGACGGCGGCAGCGGCAGGAAGTGATACGGGTATGACCAGCCAATCGCCTGCGCGGGATCGGTATTTGGTCAAGTCAGTCGTGCACTCGTCTCAGTTGTTGTCGGCGTTTCGCTCGCCCGGCGAGGCATTGTCTCTGCGTGAGGTCACCGCCCGAAGCGAGCTCCCCAAGAGCATGGCGTTCCGGCTCCTCTACACGCTCGAGCGATGCGGCATGGTCGAGAAGGTCAGCGAGAACCTGTATCGATCGTGTCTGCGTCCGTTCAAACAGAAGCTCCACAGGCTCGGGTACGCGGCGCAAGGCACCGACTATCAGTTCTCGAAGGAGGTCTCGGCAGGGTTGATCCGCGCTGCGAACGCGGAAGGCATCGAGCTGATTTCCGTCGACAACTGCTACAACGCGAAAACGGCGCTCCGAAACGCTGACGTGCTCGTCCGCGAGAAGGTCGATCTCGTGATCGAGTTCCAGACCGACGAGTACGTCGCGCCGATCGTGGCCGCGAAGTATCGGGAAGCAAACATTCCACTGATTGCCATTGAGATCCCGCACCCCGGTGCCACGTACTTCGGCGCGAACAACTACGAGGCGGGTCTCATGGGTGGGCGCCAGCTCGGTCGGTGGGCGAAACATCGCTGGCACGCCGAGGTGGACGAGATCCTGCTGATGGCGTTGCCACGCGCCGGCAGCTTGCCGAAGATGCGGCTGACCGGGATGCTGGTGGGGATGAAGGACATCTGTCCGTCACTCGAAGGCTGCCGGGTCACATATCTCGATGGTGATGGCAAGCTCGGAACCAGCTTCGAAGCCATGCGGCGGCACTTGCGAACCACGCGGGCGCGTCGTCTGCTGGTCGGCGCCATCAACGATCCGAGCGCCTTGGGCGCCCTGCGCGCGTTTCAAGAGGCAGGCCGTACCGAGTGCTGCGCGATCATGGGGCAGAACGCCTCACCGGAAGGACGCGACGAGTTGCGCGAACCGGACACCCGCCTTATTGGGTCGGTCGCGTACTTTCCCGAGCGCTACGGTCCAGCCATCGTCGGGGTGGCACTCGATATCCTGCACCGACGACCGATCCCGCCAGCCGTATTCGTCAGGCACCAGTTGGTCACGCCCGACAATGTCGATCATATCTATCCGAATGACGAGTTGATGCACATGGTACCGGCGTAACCGGAAAAGGGGACTGTCCCCCTTTTCCGGTTCAGCGCAGGAACGCCTCGGGCAGACCGCCATCGACGGGAATCACATGGCCGGTGGTCTTGGCGCTGTCGTCTCCGGCCAGCCAGCAGATCGCGTTTGCGCAATCCCGCGGAAGAATCGGCTGGTGCGTAATCGTACGACGCGCATAGAACGCCGCCAGCTTCCCGCGCAGGCTCTCGGTCGATTCGTCTTCCGTGTGCGCGATGCCGTACTTTTTCAGCGCTACGATCACGCGATCACGCGGAAACATCGCGGACCCTTCGATGACCGTCGCCGGCGCGATGCCATTCACGCGGATGAGCGGCCCCAAGCCGATGGCCAGCTCCCGGATCAGATGATTGATGGCGGCCTTGCTCACATCGTAGGCCTCACTCCCACGCTTCGGGACGATCGCGTTCGCCGAGCTCGTCAAGACCATCGTCGCCGGCAGGCCCTGCTCCTTCAAGACCTTCGCTGCTTCCTCCGCCAGCACGTAGTTGCTCGTGACGTTGATTTGCAACGCCCGGCTCCAGACCTCTTCCACGTTGGCATCGGGGTCTGGCGTGGGGTAGATGGCCGCTGTATTCACGACGATGTCGAAGCCGCCGAAGCGCAGCACGGCCTGACGCAGCGCCGATGCGATCGTCTCGCGCGACGCCAAGTCCAGCGGCACCGCGGCGACCATCTCGCCGGACGACAGCGCCGCCGTCTCCCGAGCGGCCGCCTCCGCGCTAGCCGCGTCCCGATCGGCAATGACCAGATGACCGCCACGGCTGGCAATCTGGAGCGCCACCTCGCGGCCAATGCCGCTAGCACCACCCAAGACGAGGGCCACCTTGCGACTGAGCTCGCGCTCGGGCGGCATGCGCTGGAGCTTTGCCTCTTCGAGCGCCCAGTACTCGATGCGGAACGCTTCCGACCTCGGGAGCGCGACGTAGTTGTGGAAGCTCTTGAACTCGCTCGCCTGGTCGGCGTGCCGCGCCTGTGGCAGATGTCTGGCAGGGCGACCCTTTAGGGCCGCCGTGTCCTCCGTGCCTGCGTGCGCCTCCAGGGCGTTGGCGCCGGCCATGACGTGAATCGCGTTGAGGAAGAACTCCGTCGTGATGCGGGCTTCGCGCTTGCTCTTGCCAAACCCAAACACGCCGAGCCCCGCGATCACGACGACCGAAGGATTGGAGTCTCGAAGAGCGGGAGAGTCAGGCTGCGCGAACGATCGGTAGTATGAGACGTAGTCCTCGCGATACCGCTCGAGACGCTCGAGGATACGCGCCTTCAACGCGGGGAGCTCCTCTTCTGCAGGATTCCACGGAATGAACAGTGGACAGATGCGAGTCCGGAGGAAGTGATCTGGACAGCTCGTGCCCATCTGGCACAGCTCTGCGGCCCACTGTGAGCTCGCGAAGGTGAGCGCATCGTCCGAATCGTCATCGTGGGCGATCACGCGCCGCGTCGAAGAGACGAGACCCCGGAGGTACGGCAGCACAGCCGCTCTCAGTGACTCGCGATCGGATGCTGCGGTCACTGCCGGCCCGCCGAACATGGGCCGCTCGGAACGTCGCGCGTGGTCTTGGATGAGCTCGCCCATCTGGTCGATCGTCTTGATGCTGTTCCAGTAGCAGTCGCGCTGTGAATCGCCCCAGGTGAACAAGCCGTGGCTCCCCAGAACGATGCCGTCACATCCCGGGTGTTCCTCGACGGCGCGCCGCAACATCAGCGCCAGCTCGAAGCCGGGACGCTGCCACGGCACCCACACGATCCGGCGCCCGTACCGCTCGTTGAACGCCGCGAGCTTCCGCTCACCGTTTGCGCTCGCCGCGAGCGCGATCGCCCAGTCCGGGTGGAGGTGATCGACATGGGGAAACGGCAGAAAGGCGTGAAGGGGAGTGTCGATTGAGGCGGCCACACGGTTCTCGCCGAACGCGCACAAGGGATAGTACGCAACCATCTCGTCTTCGTGCGCTTCACCGCGATAGCGTGAGATCAGGCTCTCGAGCCGGTCGAGCGAGAGGATCGCAAACCCGGACGCGCCGATCGACCTGAGGTCGCCGCCGCTGCCCTTGACCGCAAGCACACGCTCCGGCTTTCCGGAGACCGGATCGGGTAGCTGGAACTTCGAGCTCGTGTTGCCGCCGCCGAAATTCGTGATGCGCAAGTCGGCGCCAAGCAGATTCGAGCGATAGCGCAACAGCTCGAGAGGGCGGTCTTCGAGGGCCGCCGCTTGCTCATCCTCCCATAGGTCCTGCAGAAATTTGGTCTCGCTCGTGAGCGTATCAGACATACATGAACTCCACGTACTCTTGAAAGCGTCGATAGTGTGGCTCCCACCGCTCCGATGCTGATGGCTCGAACCGCTCGACCGGGAAGGACCGGTCGATTACGCGTCTGGCCTCGTCGAGGGAGGCCACCGCCTGCGTCGCGAGCATCTGCATGGCGATGTTCCCCAGGGCAGCGGCCTCGACGGGCCCCGCGACCACTGTCCGGCCTGTGGCATCGGCGGTGAACTGGTTGAGCAGCCGGTTCCGTGAGCCTCCGCCGATGATGCGGATCTCGTCGAACCTCGTTCCCGTGATCTCTTCGAGCGACTCGAGGACGACGCGATACTTGAACGCGAGGCTCTCGAGAATCGATCGCGTGTACGCGGGTGGCCCCGACGGCTCCGGTTGTCCTGTTTGGCGGCAGTATTGCGCAATGGCCGATACCATGTTCTCCGGATGGAGGAATGCCCGGTGATCCGGGTCGAACAGCGACAGGAACGCATGCTGATCCTCACCGGCAGCCGCCATCAACTCCGCGTAGTCGAAGCGCTGTCCCGCCGCCGCCCAGCTCCGCCGGCACGACTGCAGGAGCCACAAGCCGCCGATATTCTTCAGCAAGCGCGTCGTTCCGCAGACACCGCCTTCGTTGGTGAAGTTCAAGTCCCGAGCCTTCGGCGTAATCAGCGGCGCGGCGCGTTCGGTCCCCAGCAAGGACCAGGTCCCCGAGCTCAGGAATGCCGTGGTGCCTCCGCCCCACACTGATGCCACGGCGGAAGCCGTGTCGTGACACGCTGGCGCGACCACCGGTATGCCAGCGACCGTCGTGGAGACATCCTTGGTGATCGGTCCCATCACGGTTCCCGGCTCGACGATGGGCATGAGGAGCTGTGTGGGCAGCTCGAGATCGGCCAATAAGTCTACAGCCCAAGAGCGCGTCGTTGCATCGACGAACTGCGTGGTCGTCGCGTTCGTGTACTCCGAGTTGAGTCGACCCGTGAGCCAGTAGTTGAGCAGGTCCGGAATCGTGACCAGCGCGCGGGCGGCGGCAATGACGGCCGGCGTGGAACGGCACGCCGCATAGAGCTGGTACAGCGTGTTGATCGGCAGGAATTGAATACCGGTGACGGCATAGATCCGCTCGGGCGCCACCCGTTCGAACACCGCCTCCATGATGCCTTCGGTGCGTGTGTCGCGATAGTGATAGGGCTCCTCGAGCAGCTCGCCATCCTGTCCCACGAGCGCGTAGTCGATACCCCACGTATCCAGCCCCACGCTCTCCAGCCCCATGCCGGACACCCCATCCAGCGCCCGCTTCATCTCGTCCCACAAGCGCCGGATATCCCAGCGGAGTGAACCGTTTCGCCGAATCGGCTCGTTGGGAAATCGGTCGATTTCCCGCACGTCGAGGACGCCCGATTGCAGTCGGCCGAGCATCGCTCGGCCACTCTCGGCACCGAGATCGAACGCAAGATAATGAGCGCTCACGCCACCCTTCCTTCAGCCGCGAAAACCCGCCGATGCTCCCACGGCCCGGCTACGCCTCTCCACGGGATCGCCCTTGGCTGAGACGCTGATTTGTTGCGCCGCGCCAGACCAGCCCCTGGCCAACGCCACCAGGATACGCCGACACCCGGGACGTCAAACAAGCCTTTCTTTGATCGGCGACACGGTTTTGCAGAGCACAACACAACGGCGACGCTTCCTTTCCGAGCACACCTGGACTAATCTTCGCCGAGGTGGCGGGACTTCTTGTCGAAGCGAGCGCGATCACCAAATCGTTTGCCGGCGTGCGCGCGCTGCAAGACGTGTCCTTCGAGCTGCGGGCCGGGGAAGTCCATGCGCTGATTGGTGAGAACGGTGCGGGCAAGTCCACGCTGATCAAGATCATCACCGGCGCGGAGACCGCGGATGCCGGCACGCTGAGCGTCATGGGCACGCGGATCCCGCACATGGATCCGGCCACCTCGCGGTCGCTCGGCATTGCGGCCATTTACCAACAACCCAGCCTCTTTCCTCATCTGAGCGTCGCGGAGAACATCGCTCTCGCTCTGGAGAGCGGGCACGCCTGGCGCCGGGTCGACTGGCGAGCCAGGAACCACCACGCCGCCGAGCTGCTGGCGCGCGTTGGCGCCTCCATCGAGCCAGCACGGCTCGTCGAGACGCTGAGCATGCCCGAGCAACAGCTCGTCGAGATCGCCAAAGCCGTGGGCGCCGACGCGAAGATCCTCATCATGGACGAGCCCACCGCGTCGCTCACCGGACGCGAGGTCGAGAGCTTGTTCAACGTGATCGCGCTGTTGCGCGGTCACGGCGTCGGCATCATCTATATCTCGCATCGGTTGGAGGAGATCTCCACCATCGCCGACCGTGTGACCGTCCTACGAGACGGCGAGGCAATCGCCATACGAGAGGTCGGCCAAGTCGCACGAGGCGAGCTCATTCAGATGATGGTAGGGCGCGAGCTCGCCGCCGTATTTCCGAAGCGTGTCGTGACCACGGGGGATGTCGTGCTCGAGGTGCGCCACCTGTCTAGTCGGGCGGCGGGCGTCGACGACGTGACGTTGTCCGTGAAAGAGGGCGAGATCCTCGGCCTGGCCGGTCTCGTGGGCTCCGGTCGAACCGAGTTGGCGGAAACACTCTTCGGTCTGAGGCCGGCTGATAGTGGTGACATTCTACTGCGCGGCGTGCCGGCCCGGATTGCCTCACCGGCGGATGCCATTCGGCTGGGCATCGGCTACCTGCCGGAAGATCGACGGCAGCATGGAGTCCTGCTGGACATGCCGGTAACCGCGAACACGAGCCTCGCAAATCTGCGAGCGGTCGCACGCCGAGGACTCATCGATCGCGCTCTCGAGCGAGCGACGGCTCGGCGCTATGTCGATCAGTTGCGAATCAAGACCGCCTCGGTCTCGGCAAATGTTGGATCGCTCTCCGGTGGCAATCAGCAGAAGGTGGCGCTCGCGCGCTGGTTGTCGATCGAGCCCAGGGTGCTGATTCTCGACGAGCCCACGCAAGGAGTGGATGTCGGCTCGAAATCGGAGATTCACGCGCTCATGCAAGATCTGGCGGAGCAGGGTCTTGCCGTTATCATGATCTCGTCGGAGCTGCCCGAGATTCTCGGGATGAGCGACCGGATCGCCGTGATGCGTGCCGGCACGCTGAGCGGTGTGCTGGCGCGCGAGGAAGCCACACAGCAGAAGATTCTGGACTTGGCGCTGGAGCACACCGATGGAGTCGGCAAGGCGAAAGGCCCGCGCTACGAGGGTCAGCACAAGTGATGCTCAGGCGCCACCGTAGGGAAGTCTCCGTCGTCATTGCCATCGCGGCATTGGCGATAGTCCTCGCAGCCGTCGCCCCTGGCTATTTTGCGCGCGCCAACCTCAGGGATCTCTTTCTGGCAAATCTGCCGGTGCTAATTATCGCGCTCGGTGCGACGCTCGTCATCCTGACCGGCGAAATCGACATCTCCGTGGGATCGGTGTTCGCCGTTTGCGGCGTCACGGCCGGCCTGGCGGCAAAGGCCGGTCTTCCCGTGCTGGCCGCCGGTCTCGCCGCGTGCGCTGTCGGCGCCGCCACGGGAGCGATCAACGGCCTGCTGGTCGCCAAAGTACGCGTGCCCTCGATCGTGGTCACGCTTGCGATGATGGTGGCGCTCCGTGATGCGCTGCGATGGGGCACGGAGGGCGCGTGGGTGC encodes the following:
- a CDS encoding solute:sodium symporter family transporter, with translation MQLLTLLTFALFTSLVAVATWRLTRQDDHLTGIGYFLAGRRLTAPFIAGSLLLTNLSTEQMVGLNGAAFNDGLAVMVWEVVAVLALVAMALFFLPRFLKSGIATVPQYLCERYDAVTRTIADVIFLSAYAVILLPIVLYTGAAGLSQMLDIQGLLGISGDAVTFLGLRVDADTCVLWLMVWLVGLIGSCYALFGGLRTVAVSDLINGIGLLIGGLLMTYFGLAAVGTLQGDGGVVEGLRLIHSQQSARLDSIGGPDSSVPFATVFTGIILLNLFYWCTNQQIIQRTFGANSLREGQKGVLLCAALKLLGPLYLVLPGIVAYQLYAEQGVRADYAYGTLVRDVLPWPLVGFFAAVMVGAILSSFNSALNSTTTIFSYGIYQPFINRDSNDHQLVRAGKIVGWIIAIVSMLIAPWLAQTESIFAYLQKMNGLYFIPILSVVVIGMLNRRTPPLAANTALILGLALIAAGYFVPLGQEVSDGVTRYRYLAPDVMHEFHFLGLAFVVLVAVMLAITSLRPLPQPWQQQYSGDVEMTPWSGAKGYGAALCLFVALIYIAFAGGTG
- a CDS encoding alpha-hydroxy-acid oxidizing protein, which gives rise to MSLDSGPARRVFPPRVVNIDDLRALAKRRLPRVVFDYIDGGAEGEVTLRENRRAFETVTFRPRHAVTVASCDLGATALGTRLNVPFLLAPVGSTRMFYPRGEAVAARAAGEAGTAYTLSTLSGCTLEEVRAGSTGPLWYQLYLVGGRDVAQAAIERARAAGFSALVITIDTAVAGLRERDVRNGSQELLSGNIVSKLRYAPQLLARPRWLTGFLRDGGLMQFPNVVIPGKGPMSYADVSVALEEAAVTWSDLKWIREVWKGPLVVKGVLTAEDARRAIDEGAQGIVVSNHGGRQLDGVRATLRALPEVAGAVGGKAELFLDGGIRRGTDIAKALCLGASAVLIGRAYAYGLGAAGGAGVARAIQILQTDLLRTLKLLGCASVAELDRSYVDVPADWSGR
- a CDS encoding DUF1080 domain-containing protein, whose translation is MRAATVAAAICAAGSSGGAAPPLPLVHETTSPAVRTQPSAPDAEPLALDDHTGFEPIFDGSSMNGWDGDASFWRVENGALVGESTAENPVEQNTFLIWRGGEPKDFELKVEFRLSATNSGIQIRSAQVPAGGDVGKWVLAGYQADIDFENAYTGMIYEERGRGFLARRGQAVYVPAGEGARPRIVGNLERSADELKAIIKTSDWNHVHIIARANMIVQIVNGQVTSLLVDDDAENRSLGGLIGFQMHSGDPMKVEFRNIYLKTF
- a CDS encoding substrate-binding domain-containing protein, producing the protein MTSQSPARDRYLVKSVVHSSQLLSAFRSPGEALSLREVTARSELPKSMAFRLLYTLERCGMVEKVSENLYRSCLRPFKQKLHRLGYAAQGTDYQFSKEVSAGLIRAANAEGIELISVDNCYNAKTALRNADVLVREKVDLVIEFQTDEYVAPIVAAKYREANIPLIAIEIPHPGATYFGANNYEAGLMGGRQLGRWAKHRWHAEVDEILLMALPRAGSLPKMRLTGMLVGMKDICPSLEGCRVTYLDGDGKLGTSFEAMRRHLRTTRARRLLVGAINDPSALGALRAFQEAGRTECCAIMGQNASPEGRDELREPDTRLIGSVAYFPERYGPAIVGVALDILHRRPIPPAVFVRHQLVTPDNVDHIYPNDELMHMVPA
- a CDS encoding bifunctional rhamnulose-1-phosphate aldolase/short-chain dehydrogenase gives rise to the protein MSDTLTSETKFLQDLWEDEQAAALEDRPLELLRYRSNLLGADLRITNFGGGNTSSKFQLPDPVSGKPERVLAVKGSGGDLRSIGASGFAILSLDRLESLISRYRGEAHEDEMVAYYPLCAFGENRVAASIDTPLHAFLPFPHVDHLHPDWAIALAASANGERKLAAFNERYGRRIVWVPWQRPGFELALMLRRAVEEHPGCDGIVLGSHGLFTWGDSQRDCYWNSIKTIDQMGELIQDHARRSERPMFGGPAVTAASDRESLRAAVLPYLRGLVSSTRRVIAHDDDSDDALTFASSQWAAELCQMGTSCPDHFLRTRICPLFIPWNPAEEELPALKARILERLERYREDYVSYYRSFAQPDSPALRDSNPSVVVIAGLGVFGFGKSKREARITTEFFLNAIHVMAGANALEAHAGTEDTAALKGRPARHLPQARHADQASEFKSFHNYVALPRSEAFRIEYWALEEAKLQRMPPERELSRKVALVLGGASGIGREVALQIASRGGHLVIADRDAASAEAAARETAALSSGEMVAAVPLDLASRETIASALRQAVLRFGGFDIVVNTAAIYPTPDPDANVEEVWSRALQINVTSNYVLAEEAAKVLKEQGLPATMVLTSSANAIVPKRGSEAYDVSKAAINHLIRELAIGLGPLIRVNGIAPATVIEGSAMFPRDRVIVALKKYGIAHTEDESTESLRGKLAAFYARRTITHQPILPRDCANAICWLAGDDSAKTTGHVIPVDGGLPEAFLR
- a CDS encoding rhamnulokinase, with translation MLGRLQSGVLDVREIDRFPNEPIRRNGSLRWDIRRLWDEMKRALDGVSGMGLESVGLDTWGIDYALVGQDGELLEEPYHYRDTRTEGIMEAVFERVAPERIYAVTGIQFLPINTLYQLYAACRSTPAVIAAARALVTIPDLLNYWLTGRLNSEYTNATTTQFVDATTRSWAVDLLADLELPTQLLMPIVEPGTVMGPITKDVSTTVAGIPVVAPACHDTASAVASVWGGGTTAFLSSGTWSLLGTERAAPLITPKARDLNFTNEGGVCGTTRLLKNIGGLWLLQSCRRSWAAAGQRFDYAELMAAAGEDQHAFLSLFDPDHRAFLHPENMVSAIAQYCRQTGQPEPSGPPAYTRSILESLAFKYRVVLESLEEITGTRFDEIRIIGGGSRNRLLNQFTADATGRTVVAGPVEAAALGNIAMQMLATQAVASLDEARRVIDRSFPVERFEPSASERWEPHYRRFQEYVEFMYV
- a CDS encoding ATP-binding cassette domain-containing protein translates to MAGLLVEASAITKSFAGVRALQDVSFELRAGEVHALIGENGAGKSTLIKIITGAETADAGTLSVMGTRIPHMDPATSRSLGIAAIYQQPSLFPHLSVAENIALALESGHAWRRVDWRARNHHAAELLARVGASIEPARLVETLSMPEQQLVEIAKAVGADAKILIMDEPTASLTGREVESLFNVIALLRGHGVGIIYISHRLEEISTIADRVTVLRDGEAIAIREVGQVARGELIQMMVGRELAAVFPKRVVTTGDVVLEVRHLSSRAAGVDDVTLSVKEGEILGLAGLVGSGRTELAETLFGLRPADSGDILLRGVPARIASPADAIRLGIGYLPEDRRQHGVLLDMPVTANTSLANLRAVARRGLIDRALERATARRYVDQLRIKTASVSANVGSLSGGNQQKVALARWLSIEPRVLILDEPTQGVDVGSKSEIHALMQDLAEQGLAVIMISSELPEILGMSDRIAVMRAGTLSGVLAREEATQQKILDLALEHTDGVGKAKGPRYEGQHK